The region AGTTATAATTACAGTATCTTCAGTATGTCCAATAACAACCGGTCTTAATTTTTTAGAATCGCAGCATGTAAAAAGTGTTCCATCAGGAAGCACTCCTATAATTGTGTTTGGTCCGTTTATTTCCAGATGGGCAAGGGATTCTTTTATTTTCAAAAGAACTGTTTTGTCAGGTCTTTGATTAATTTCATCATGAGGAAGCGGCGTAATAATATGTTTATAATAGCTAAGAGGCCATTTTAATACTTTATTTAAGTAATGCAAAGTATACAAAAAACACTGTGAATCTGATTCAAAGCCCACATATCCTTCAAATAAGCTTTGTTGAAAAAGTTTATTTTTTTCATAAAATGTATTTTCACCATTTGCAAGAATCGTATATCCCTGCAAGAAAAACGGGTGTGCTGCGTATCTTACGATGTCATAATTTGTGTTTTGTCTGCACTGAGCCGTAATAATCTTTGCGGTAAAATTGTCAGATTCTTCCCACAATCCAAAATATGTTCCAATATCTTTGGGATCCCCAATTTCTTTAAGTGTAATAACATCAGGCCAAAAGGAATAAACATAACCTTCTTCATCTACTTCAAGGGCTTCTCTCAATCTTAGTCTGGTCTTAACCAGAAGTTCTTCTTTTTCTTCACGAGTGGCATGTTTAAAAATTTTTGGGTATTGAAGCACCTGAAATATATAATGAGGCATCGTTTCAATTATAAGCTTTGTATCCGGATTTGTTTCGGGACTCCACTGCATTGCTCTGACAAAACCTTCTTCTGCCAGTATATTGTCTGCAATATTCAATCCTTCATCGGTGCATGCCATTGAAAGAATAGGAAGATCTTTATAATCTTTAAAAATTCCGCCCAAATCCTGCATAACCATAGCAAACCCGGAATTATCATGTCCTTTTTGCTGAGAACGCATCAAAAAAAGTGCTTTGGAAGGATGAATATATTTTTT is a window of bacterium DNA encoding:
- a CDS encoding glutamate synthase; its protein translation is MCRIGAVKSKKYIHPSKALFLMRSQQKGHDNSGFAMVMQDLGGIFKDYKDLPILSMACTDEGLNIADNILAEEGFVRAMQWSPETNPDTKLIIETMPHYIFQVLQYPKIFKHATREEKEELLVKTRLRLREALEVDEEGYVYSFWPDVITLKEIGDPKDIGTYFGLWEESDNFTAKIITAQCRQNTNYDIVRYAAHPFFLQGYTILANGENTFYEKNKLFQQSLFEGYVGFESDSQCFLYTLHYLNKVLKWPLSYYKHIITPLPHDEINQRPDKTVLLKIKESLAHLEINGPNTIIGVLPDGTLFTCCDSKKLRPVVIGHTEDTVIITSEVTGINEILPERNWEDDIYPHERETVVINNDLRVERWQQ